AGCTACCGTCGTGGACACGTCCGATGATGGGCGGATCGGCGCGGCGGAAGCGCGCGGCGATGTGATGCGCGGCGATGGTCGGATGGGTGACCGCGACCACCATGGTCGCAATGGTCTGCGTCGGCACCGCGCCGCTACCGATCTCCGACCGCGCATCCCGCAGCGCAACTCGATAGTCGGGGCCGAGCACGGCTTGCAGCAACTGACACGCCTGCGCGGCGACTCGCTCGATTTCGGCGAGCGGACGAGTGAGCGTGCGGAGTGTGGGCACGGTGGCGCTGAGGTTCGGATCGTAGCGGTACAGCCGCAACGTCGCCGACAAGGCCGCGAGCGTCAGCTTGTCGCAGCGCAGGGCGCGCTTGAGCGGGTTGCGCCGCATGCGATCAATCAGATCGCGTGCACCGACGATGAGGCCGCATTGCGGCCCGCCGAGCAGCTTGTCGCCGCTGAAGGTGACGAGATCGGCGCCGAGACGCAGGCGATCGGGGACCACCGGTTCGGCCGGCAGATCCCACTGCGACAGGTCGACGAGCGCGCCGCTGCCCAAATCTTCCATCACCGGCAAATCGTGCTCGCGGCCGATCGCGACCAACTCCGGCAGCGAGACCTCGGCGGTGAAGCCGACAATCCGATAGTTGCTGGTGTGGACCTTGAGCAGCAACGCCGATTGCGGGCCGATGGCTTCGCGGTAGTCACGGGCGTGGGTGCGATTGGTGGTGCCGACTTCGCGCAGAATCACGTTGCTCTTCGCCATCACCGCGGGGATGCGAAACGAGCCGCCGATCTCGATCAGCTCACCCCGCGACACCAACACCTCGCGATGTTCGGCGAGGGTATTGAGCGCGAGCAACACCGCCGCGGCGTTGTTGTTCACCACCGTCGCCGCCTCGGCGCCGGTCAGCGCGCAGAGATCGTCTTCAACCAGATCGTCGCGGTCGCCGCGCTCACCGGCTTCGATGTCGTACTCCAGATTCACCGGATGTTGTGCGGCCTGGGTTACTGCCGTGATCGCCGACTCCGCGAGCAGCGCCCGGCCGAGATTGGTGTGAACGACGACACCGGTGGCGTTGATCACGCGACGGAGCGCCGGTTGCGCGGCTTGACGCAGCAGCGTTGCAGTTTGGGTGACGACAGCATCGATGTCGGGTGCCGCGCCGCCGTTGCTGCGCAAAGCCTGTCGCGTTTCGTCGAGCAGCGCGCGGATGGCATCGGCAACCGCCTCGCGCCGGTAGCGCGTCAGCAAGGTCGCGGCACCGGCGCTCGACAACACGGCATCCACCGACGGCAATGCCCGCAGGTTTGAATCGTGTGGCATGCCGGCATGGTGCTCCGTTTCGGTGACGGACTCAATCGCCGCGCGCGGCCCGACAAGCTAGGCGATCAGCTTGAGTCGTGACGCGATCTGCGGTAACCGTCACGCCCTTTCACAACCGGACTTGCAGATCGAGATGGCGTACTTCGCGTCGCTTCGCGTCTACCCGAGCTTCGCTCGCTGCGCATTCCAACGGCGCGCCGCGTATCGGTTGGCCAATTGGACGGGGATCACCGTCAACTTCTTTTTTTTCCTGATTCACGCGCAGGTGTTCTTCGCGTTCTTTCGCGGACGGGCGCAGGTAGCGGGTTGGCGTGCGGAAGAGGCCGTGCGCTACTTCGCGACTTCCGAGGCGCTGGTGATGGTGCTCGGCGTGCTCACCGCGCAGTCGGGGATTCAACTCGCCGAACGAATCCGTACGGGGGATGTCGTCGTCGATCTCGCGCGCCCGGTGCCGCTGTGGGCGCGTCATGTGGCGGAGAGCTTCGGCTCGGCGCTCTACTACGCGCTGACGCGCACGGTGGTGCTCTACATTGGAGCGATGCTGATCTACCGGCTGCCGCTGCCGCATCGCGCGGCGATGCTGTGGGCGCCGCTGGCGATCGTCTTGGGCGTCGGCATCGTCGCCGCGCTGATGTATCTCGCGGGCGCGACCGCGTACTGGATGGAGTACGCACACGGTCCCGTCATGGTGGTGGTGTTGGCGCTTTCTTTTCTCGGCGGCGTGATGCTGCCGCTGGATTTCTATCCGCTCGCGATGCGTTGGGTGGCCGATCTGCTGCCGTTTCGCGGCGCCGTCTACACTCCGATCGCGATCGCCAACGGTACACTTGCCGGCGCGGCACTCGCGTTCGGCCTGGCGCACCAAGTGGTCTGGCTCGGCGTGTTGCTGTGGCTGTCGCACGTCGTCGAGCAGCGCGGCACGCGACGGCTCGCCGCGCTGGGCGGGTGAGCGCGCATGTCAGCACTTCACCTCTACCTCCGTCTGATCGGCGCCAGCGTGCGCGCACAGATGCAATACCGCGCTTCGTTCTTCATTCGCAGCAGCGTCGACTTCCTGGTGGTCGTCGCGGACTTTCTGCCGATCTACTTTCTCGTCCGCAAGTTCGGCGCGCTAGAAGGCTGGAGCTTGGCGGAACTCGCGTTGCTCTACGGCATGGTCGAAGTGTCGTGGGCAACGATCGAGGGCGGCCTGCGTGGCTTCGAACACTTCGGGACCTACTTGATTCAAGGTGAACTCGATCGCTGGCTGTTGCGGCCGCGCAGCGTGATCGTGCAGATCGCCGCGCACTGGTTCGAGATCCGCAAGCTCGGCCGTATCGCCCAAGGGGCGTTGGTGCTGACGATCGCGGCGATCACGCTGCACCTCGATGCGCGCAGTTGGGCGTGGGTGCTGACTGGCGTATGCGGCGGCATGTTGTTCTTCGCCGGCGTGGTGATGCTGGGTGCGGCGGCGCAGTTCTGGACCCTCGGCGAGACCTCGGAGCTGCAGAACATGCTCACCTACGGCGGCAGCGCCGCGCTCAGTTATCCGGTGTCGATTTACGCGCAATGGTTTCGGCGCGTGCTGACCTACGGTATTCCGCTCGCCTTCGTGAACTACTTCCCGGCGCTCGCGGCACTGCATCGGACCGAAGTCGAGGGCTGGCCGGCGATCATGCCGTGGTTGTCGCCGCCCGTGTGCGCCGCTGTCGTGCTGATCGCCCACGCCGCGTTCATGCGCGGATTGCGGCGCTACGAATCGACGGGAAATTGAGCGGACGCTGAGATCGACGCGATGATCGAAGTCGCCAACCTGCGCAAGGAGTACCGCGTCGCGCGCCACCATCGCGGCGCGTTCGGCGCACTGCGCAATCTCGTCGAGACCGGACACGACGTGGTGCGTGCGGTCGACGGCATTTCGTTCACCATCGCGGCGAGCGAGTTCGTTGGCTTCATCGGACCGAACGGCGCGGGCAAGTCGACGACGGTGAAGATGCTCACCGGCGTGCTCGAACCGACCGCGGGCACGGTGCGCGTCGCCGGCCGCGAACCGCGCCGCGAGCGGGTGGCGCACGTCGCGCACCTCGGCGTCGTCTTCGGCCAGCGCACGCAGCTGTGGTGGGATCTGCCGGTGATCGAGTCGTTCGACTTGCTGCGACACATCTACCGCGTTGCCGAACCTGCCTACCGCGCGCAGCGCGATCGCTTGGTCGCGATGTTGGAGATCGGTCCCCTGCTCGACACGCCGGTGCGCAAACTGTCGCTCGGTCAACGCATGCGCTGCGAGTTGGCCGCAGCACTCGTCCATGCGCCTGACATTCTGTTTCTGGACGAGCCGACGATCGGCTTGGACGTGGTCGCGAAGGAGACCATCCGCACGTTCTTGGCGGTCGAAAATCGCGAGCGCGGCACCACGATCCTGCTGACCACGCACGATCTGGTCGACATCGAGCGGCTGTGTCCACGGATGATCCTCATCGATCACGGCCGTGTCGTCTACGACGGCTCGGTCGAGCAGATTCGCCGCAGTCTGGGGAACGAACGGCGTCTGCGTGTCGACTTCGACGGCGCGGCTCCGGCGACCGTTCCCGCCAACGTCGAAGTCGAGGAGCGCGGCCCCGAGCGCTTGGTGCTGCGCTTCCGTCGCGATCAGGTGCCGGCGCCGCAGTTGATCGCATGGCTCGCCGAGCGCGCGCCAATCACCGACCTGTCGCTGGAGGAGACCCCGATCGAACGCATCGTCGCCGGCATCTATCGGAATGGTCTGCGCGACGGGTTGCCACCGAATT
This region of Deltaproteobacteria bacterium genomic DNA includes:
- a CDS encoding ABC-2 family transporter protein, translated to MSALHLYLRLIGASVRAQMQYRASFFIRSSVDFLVVVADFLPIYFLVRKFGALEGWSLAELALLYGMVEVSWATIEGGLRGFEHFGTYLIQGELDRWLLRPRSVIVQIAAHWFEIRKLGRIAQGALVLTIAAITLHLDARSWAWVLTGVCGGMLFFAGVVMLGAAAQFWTLGETSELQNMLTYGGSAALSYPVSIYAQWFRRVLTYGIPLAFVNYFPALAALHRTEVEGWPAIMPWLSPPVCAAVVLIAHAAFMRGLRRYESTGN
- the selA gene encoding L-seryl-tRNA(Sec) selenium transferase, with the translated sequence MPHDSNLRALPSVDAVLSSAGAATLLTRYRREAVADAIRALLDETRQALRSNGGAAPDIDAVVTQTATLLRQAAQPALRRVINATGVVVHTNLGRALLAESAITAVTQAAQHPVNLEYDIEAGERGDRDDLVEDDLCALTGAEAATVVNNNAAAVLLALNTLAEHREVLVSRGELIEIGGSFRIPAVMAKSNVILREVGTTNRTHARDYREAIGPQSALLLKVHTSNYRIVGFTAEVSLPELVAIGREHDLPVMEDLGSGALVDLSQWDLPAEPVVPDRLRLGADLVTFSGDKLLGGPQCGLIVGARDLIDRMRRNPLKRALRCDKLTLAALSATLRLYRYDPNLSATVPTLRTLTRPLAEIERVAAQACQLLQAVLGPDYRVALRDARSEIGSGAVPTQTIATMVVAVTHPTIAAHHIAARFRRADPPIIGRVHDGSFLLDVRTIEHASDLVPNA
- a CDS encoding ABC-2 family transporter protein, producing the protein MSRDAICGNRHALSQPDLQIEMAYFASLRVYPSFARCAFQRRAAYRLANWTGITVNFFFFLIHAQVFFAFFRGRAQVAGWRAEEAVRYFATSEALVMVLGVLTAQSGIQLAERIRTGDVVVDLARPVPLWARHVAESFGSALYYALTRTVVLYIGAMLIYRLPLPHRAAMLWAPLAIVLGVGIVAALMYLAGATAYWMEYAHGPVMVVVLALSFLGGVMLPLDFYPLAMRWVADLLPFRGAVYTPIAIANGTLAGAALAFGLAHQVVWLGVLLWLSHVVEQRGTRRLAALGG
- a CDS encoding ABC transporter ATP-binding protein → MIEVANLRKEYRVARHHRGAFGALRNLVETGHDVVRAVDGISFTIAASEFVGFIGPNGAGKSTTVKMLTGVLEPTAGTVRVAGREPRRERVAHVAHLGVVFGQRTQLWWDLPVIESFDLLRHIYRVAEPAYRAQRDRLVAMLEIGPLLDTPVRKLSLGQRMRCELAAALVHAPDILFLDEPTIGLDVVAKETIRTFLAVENRERGTTILLTTHDLVDIERLCPRMILIDHGRVVYDGSVEQIRRSLGNERRLRVDFDGAAPATVPANVEVEERGPERLVLRFRRDQVPAPQLIAWLAERAPITDLSLEETPIERIVAGIYRNGLRDGLPPNS